The stretch of DNA TAGAACAGGAATTGATCGACCTGGTGCGAGGCGATGTCGACGATGATGCCACCGAAGGCTTCGGGCTCGAAGAACCAGTCGGGACGTGTCGGCAGCTGCAGCCGGTGCGGACCGACGCCAAGCGTCTGAATGACCTTGCCGATCGCGCCTTCCTTTACCAGCTTGCCGGCCTTGACGGCGGAGCGCACGCAATGGCGCTCGGAAAAGCAGATGGAGAAGATTTTGCCGGTCTCGGCAACGGTGCGCTTGACCTCTTCGAGCTGGGCAAAGGTCGTCACACCAGGCTTGTCGGTCATCACATCCTTGCCCGCTTTCATCGCGCGGATGGCAAGCCCGGCCCGGTCGCGCGGAATGGCGGAAATGCAGATGACGTCGATCGACGGATCGTCGAACAGTTTCTCTCGGTCGATCTGCGGTGCATCGGGATAGGTCTTCTCAAAGGCTTCCCGCAACGCCGGCACGGAGGTCTGCGGGCAATAGCCGACGAACTCGCCGCCTGCGGCGAGCAGTCCCTTCACGTGATCGAACGTATGCCCATGGTCGATTCCGACGACGGCAAATCTCAACATCGCTGCAATATCCTCCCGGGATTTTCGTGCGGCCGGCTGATGCCG from Rhizobium sp. NLR16a encodes:
- a CDS encoding Gfo/Idh/MocA family oxidoreductase gives rise to the protein MLRFAVVGIDHGHTFDHVKGLLAAGGEFVGYCPQTSVPALREAFEKTYPDAPQIDREKLFDDPSIDVICISAIPRDRAGLAIRAMKAGKDVMTDKPGVTTFAQLEEVKRTVAETGKIFSICFSERHCVRSAVKAGKLVKEGAIGKVIQTLGVGPHRLQLPTRPDWFFEPEAFGGIIVDIASHQVDQFLFYTGSTSGEVIASSIGNFGMPDKPAFQDFGEVLLRSDRAAGYVRVDWFTPEALPTWGDGRLTILGTEGYIELRKYIDIAGRPGKDHLFLVNGKEMTHIDCSGEKLDYFDAFTADVANRTQTAMTQDHVFEVCRLSLEAQTKAARIGAR